CGGAAATGAATTCTGTCGCCGCCATGCTGGGCCTGGCCGCGCGCATGCAGGTAGGGACCATCGCCGTGGCGGGCGCCACGGCCCTGCATCGGGCACTGCGCACCATTCCGCTGGAGAATCCCACGCCCATGCGCACGCCCGGATTGCTGTTCAACAACGGGCGGCCGCAATCGCCGGCCAGCCGCGCATTCGCCGCATTGCTGCGGCGCAGGGCGATGGCGCGGGGCGGGCGGACCGCGCGCCGCGCGGCGTGACGGCAATACGCGCTACAGGTGCAGCCCCAGCAGGCGCTGCGCGTTGCCGCCCAGGATGGCGACGCGCTGCGCGTCGTTCAGCGACTGGGTGGCGAACACCTGATCCACGGGATGTTCCTCCCAGGGTATCGGATGGTCGGTGCCCAGCACGACCTGGCTGGCGCCGACCTGGGCTACCAGGTGGCGCAGCGCCTCCGGCGTAAATACCAGGTTATCGAAGTACAACTGGCGCAGGTATTCCGTCGGCTTTTTCTTCAGGACGATATCCGGATTGCAGTTCTGCGGCGATACGAAACAGGAGTGGTCCATGCGCGGGGCGTACGACCCGAGATAGCCGCCGCCATGCGCGGCCAGGATTTTCAGGCGCGGGAACTTGTCCAGCACGCCTTCGAAGATAAGGTGCTGCAGCGCGATGGTGGTATCCAGCGGATTGCCGATCACATTCGACAGCCAGCCGTTGCCCTTCAGGCGCTTGGCCAGCTCTGGCGTGCTTTGCGGATGTATGAACAGGACGGCGCCCAGCGCTTCGGCCTTGGCCCACACCGGATGAAACTTCGGGTCGGCGAACTCGTCGCCGTTCACGCTGCCGCCGATGGCCGCGCCGCGCAGCCCTTGCGTCCCGATCGCGGTCTCCAGCTCCTGCACGGCCAGGTCGGGGTATTGCAGCGACAGCGAGCCGAACGCCGCGAATCGCTTGGGGTAGGCGGCGCATAGCTCGGCCAGGCGCGTGTTATGGATCTTGACGATGGCGGCCGAGGTGTCGCGGTCCTTGCGATACCAGAAGGGATTGATGGACAGCACTTCCATATCGATGCCCATCGCGTCCATTGCCGCCAGGCGCTTCCGCACGGCGTCCTTGTGGCTGGCCGCGATGAAGTGTTCCGGCACGCCCTTGACCGGCGGGAGTACCTGCCTGGCCTCGGCGCCCATCAGGTCGATGGCTTCCTGGAAATAGCAATGCGAGTGGGTGTCGACGGTACGGACGCGTTTGCCGGCGACCGTGATGGGCAGGTGCCGCGCGGGCTGGGCACCTTGCGCGCGCGCGGCGTCGAGCAGGCCGCAGGAACAGAAGCCGAGGCCCAGGCCGCTTGCCGTTTTCAGGAAAGCTCTACGGGTTTTCATTGTTGTCTCCGATGTATTGTTTTGATCGATCGCTAACCAGGTCGGAGGATACAAACAAAACGGCTCGCGCCAGGGCGAGCCGTTTTCTCATAAGACCACATGCTGCGCGGGAAACAACACTCGTACGCGGGACAGGTCGTTGAAAGCCGGAAGAGGGTAGACGCGCGCACGCCGCGCCTGCGCGGGCATCGCGGTTGCTGCGCCTGCCTCTCGGGGCGGCACACGGCCGCCATTTCACGCGACCTCGCGGGAGACGCCATGAAGAACCATCTCATCGATACCCTTGTCGCGGCGGCGCTGGGTGCCGCGGCCATGTATTACCTCGACCCCGACATGGGGCGCGGCCGTCGCAGCGTGCTGCGGGACCGGGCCGCCAGCCGTGCCCGGGACACCTCGCGCTTCGTGCGCCGCAAAGCGCGCTGGACCGGCGACCGGCTCCAGGGTGTGGCCGTCCGGCTCCGTCATGCCGCCTCCGCCAGCGTTCCGGCCAGCGACCGCAAGATCCACGAGCGGGTGCGTGCGGCCATCGGCCGCGTCGTCAGCACCCCGGGCGCGGTGGACGTCAATGTCGCCGGCGGCAACGTGCTGTTGACCGGCCACATCCTGGCCGCGGAACGGCAAAGGCTGGTCGACGCGGTGGCTTCGGTCGATGGCGTGGAGCGGGTCGCCGACCAGCTCTCGGAATACGGCTCGGCAGGCCACGTACCGGAGTTGCAGGGAGCGCGCGAAGCCTGATGGGCGGCCGGCCGCGCGTCATGCGGCGGCCGGCTCGTCCGGGTGCTTATCCCATGTGCGAGGCGGCGCGTTGCCGGCGCGGCCGCCTGCCCCGACGGCGCGAGAAGTACCAATGCTTCGCCTGCTCGGCCACGGCCAGGTAGGCGGCGGTTATACCGGCCAGCGCCAGCAGCAGGGGAACGGGTAGCGGGACGAAGCCGAACCACGCCCCCAGCGCGGTGTAGGGCAATGCCACCGCCAGGGCGACGACGCCCAGCGCGGTGGCGGCCAGGGCCGGATGCGCCGGGCTGGACCACGGGCGGGCCCGCGTACGGATGACGAAGATCACCAGCACCTGCGTCATCAGCGACTCCACGAACCACGCCGTCTGGAACAGGCCCTGGCTGGCCCGAAAGCCCCACAACAGCAGGCCGAAGGTCAGGAAATCGAACATCGAGCTGACGGGGCCGAGGACGAGCATGAAATCGCGCACCTGGCGGATATCCCAGCGATACGGCCTGGCGATCATCTTTTCATCGACCCGGTCCAGCGGGATGGCGATCTCCGAGGTGTCGTACAGCAGGTTGTTGAGCAGGACCTGCACGGGCAGCATCGGCAGAAAGGGCAGGATCAGCACGGCCCCGGCCATCGAGAACATATTGCCGAAGTTCGAGCTGGTGCCCATCATGACGTACTTCATGATGTTGGCGAATGTGCGGCGTCCTTCGCGCACCCCTTCGGCCAGCACGTTCAGGTCCTGCTTCAGCAGGATCATCGCGGCGGCCTCCTTGGCGACGTCGGCCGCGCCGTCGACCGACAGGCCGACATCGGCGGCATGCAGCGACGGGGCATCGTTGATGCCGTCGCCCAGATAGCCGACGACATGGCCGCGGTTGCGCAGGACGCGGATAATGCGCGCCTTCTGCGCGGGGTTCACCCTGCAGAACAGGGTCGTTCGGGCAAGCCGCGCGGACAGCGCTTCGTCGGTCAGCTTCTCCAGGTCCGGCCCGTTCAGCACGCCCTGGATGCGGATGCCCAACGCAACGCAGACATGCCGGGTCACCCATTCGTTATCGCCTGTGATGATCTTCAGGGATATTCCCAGCCGGGACAACGCATCCAGCGCCGGACGCGCCGTTTCCTTGGGCGGGTCGACAAAGGCGGCAAAGCCGGCGAACGTCAGCGCGGTCTCGTCGGCGATGCCGGCATGGTCCCGATCCGGGTTTACCTCGCGCCATCCCACGCCCAGGACGCGATAGCCTTGCTCGCCCAGGCGCTTGAGCGTATCCGCCGCCGTGGCGCGCGCCTGTTCGTCGAAGGCATGAGACCCGTCGCTGCCGGCGATCCGGTAGCCGGAGGACAACATCAGGAG
Above is a genomic segment from Bordetella genomosp. 11 containing:
- a CDS encoding amidohydrolase family protein, producing MKTRRAFLKTASGLGLGFCSCGLLDAARAQGAQPARHLPITVAGKRVRTVDTHSHCYFQEAIDLMGAEARQVLPPVKGVPEHFIAASHKDAVRKRLAAMDAMGIDMEVLSINPFWYRKDRDTSAAIVKIHNTRLAELCAAYPKRFAAFGSLSLQYPDLAVQELETAIGTQGLRGAAIGGSVNGDEFADPKFHPVWAKAEALGAVLFIHPQSTPELAKRLKGNGWLSNVIGNPLDTTIALQHLIFEGVLDKFPRLKILAAHGGGYLGSYAPRMDHSCFVSPQNCNPDIVLKKKPTEYLRQLYFDNLVFTPEALRHLVAQVGASQVVLGTDHPIPWEEHPVDQVFATQSLNDAQRVAILGGNAQRLLGLHL
- a CDS encoding BON domain-containing protein; the protein is MKNHLIDTLVAAALGAAAMYYLDPDMGRGRRSVLRDRAASRARDTSRFVRRKARWTGDRLQGVAVRLRHAASASVPASDRKIHERVRAAIGRVVSTPGAVDVNVAGGNVLLTGHILAAERQRLVDAVASVDGVERVADQLSEYGSAGHVPELQGAREA
- the mgtA gene encoding magnesium-translocating P-type ATPase, with translation MAWESASEDELWNGPVARALASLETDADGLAAAQAEKRLAEHGANRLLERPRRRLVLEFLKRLRNPLVLTLLACAAAAALTREQASFTIIVVIVLLSVLLDFVQEHRALMAADRLRDRVALRVTAMRDKAPKDIPAADLVPGDVILLEAGDLVPADARLIASRDLYVNEALLTGEPYPAEKRSDDAADGQHAERLARADAVFMGCSVISGTARALVLATGRATQLGAIADEMRREPPPTAFAAGIRDFGMLVIRLTVLLVLFVLLVNLLFHRPLVESFLFALALAVGLTPELLPMIVSVTLARGAIRMAREQVIVKRMSAIHDLGSMDVFCSDKTGTLTQARIELAGEFDIRGEDCRDVLRWAYLNASFETGLKSPLDDALLAAAPADLTQWRKIDEVPFDFERRRVSILAEQDGRRYLIVKGAPEDLLMLSSGYRIAGSDGSHAFDEQARATAADTLKRLGEQGYRVLGVGWREVNPDRDHAGIADETALTFAGFAAFVDPPKETARPALDALSRLGISLKIITGDNEWVTRHVCVALGIRIQGVLNGPDLEKLTDEALSARLARTTLFCRVNPAQKARIIRVLRNRGHVVGYLGDGINDAPSLHAADVGLSVDGAADVAKEAAAMILLKQDLNVLAEGVREGRRTFANIMKYVMMGTSSNFGNMFSMAGAVLILPFLPMLPVQVLLNNLLYDTSEIAIPLDRVDEKMIARPYRWDIRQVRDFMLVLGPVSSMFDFLTFGLLLWGFRASQGLFQTAWFVESLMTQVLVIFVIRTRARPWSSPAHPALAATALGVVALAVALPYTALGAWFGFVPLPVPLLLALAGITAAYLAVAEQAKHWYFSRRRGRRPRRQRAASHMG